A genomic stretch from Podospora pseudoanserina strain CBS 124.78 chromosome 3, whole genome shotgun sequence includes:
- the mge1 gene encoding GrpE, mitochondrial (BUSCO:EOG09264IDN; COG:O; EggNog:ENOG503NZQR) codes for MLRQTIANTSRALRSTARAGAQRQLARPQFIQSPIAAAARTVAPRARWYSAEAEKKEAETKNGEEKAAEETEEAKLKKQLEAKEAEVRDWKDKYLRSVADFRNLQDRTAREMKAARDFAIQKFAKDLVDSVDNFDRALTMVPEEKLKSEEKSAHLQDLVNLYEGLKMTENILLETLKKHGLERFDPHGLPFNPNEHEATFMTPMQDKEHNTVFHTQQKGFKLNGRILRPAKVGVVKNK; via the exons ATGTTACGACAGACCATCGCCAACACTTCCCGGGCCCTCCGCTCCACCGCCAGGGCCGGCGCTCAAAGACAGCTTGCCAGACCCCAGTTCATCCAGTCACCAATTGCCGCAGCCGCCAGGACAGTGGCACCGAGGGCGAGATGGTACAGCGctgaggccgagaagaaggaggccgagaccaagaacggagaggagaaggctgctgaggagaccgaggaggccaagctcaagaagcAATTagaggccaaggaggccgaAGTTCGGGACTGGAAG GACAAGTACCTCCGCTCCGTTGCCGACTTCCGCAACCTCCAGGACCGGACTGCCCGTGAAATGAAGGCCGCCCGTGACTTCGCCATCCAGAAGTTCGCCAAGGACCTCGTCGACAGCGTTGACAACTTCGACCGTGCCCTCACCATGGTccccgaggagaagctcaagtcCGAGGAGAAGTCTGCCCACCTCCAAGACCTCGTCAACCTCTACGAGGGTCTCAAGATGACCGagaacatcctcctcgagacCCTCAAGAAGCACGGCCTCGAGAGATTCGACCCCCACGGCCttcccttcaaccccaatgAGCACGAGGCCACCTTCATGACCCCTATGCAGGACAAGGAGCACAACACCGTCTTCCACACCCAGCAGAAGGGCTTCAAGCTCAACGGCCGCATCCTCAGACCCGCCAAGGTCGGCGTTGTCAAGAACAAATAA
- the PBP1 gene encoding poly(A)-binding protein binding protein (BUSCO:EOG09262HQM; EggNog:ENOG503NVG9; COG:A) encodes MEDRSSTPSQSTSADVKSPTQRPLYSSKLGDQRKEVTPSGQTARQTPPVTKAWTPASRNPVTGRSQPPQAGFNSQNRQSVTNSLREGQRVRVRYSPGAEFSGTCSNDFDSGSFRLTNVLQKKLPNSADLANGARRDQTQMMAQKKDVMDARVVPGNAGKNDGKGANGNRSGFKTDASISNSRLGAGRALQPWTPPPDTTTDLSLESSKEDVRGWDQFATHERMFGNKSTYDERIYTTEIDRSHPNYEQRIAQADKIARQIEGEAPKFAHVAEERIMDFGGGGDGRDEEENGVARQDFPPLSSNRENKYTPPARRAPTGQSTVKGAPVDPAIISSQLKGAPASTQPTPKVEDVKSPAATPTPAQPAVDKAAEPKAESKASEKAPETKPDVSAAPAKADPKETVAARSSTATARVGFPGASRAGGPSAANNVEREVLNAFKQFSIKERKQADAARHSKARVDKEVKLTELKKFSKDFKLSTPVPKDLIPIIAKDPVKQQEIQEKAIQNAAEIARKKQEAAAKEKESAAAKVNQAKTPAEQSNASTPAATTDSRASSRPTAPQHSNSSGAPGRHPGGRASYHNSNGIQPPYGQYNRNGRGAQLPPGAQATGQLAQRLRNVEQQKMQHPHMAQHPQPDMRLPPTGPANNADPNYGRRISGVPPTYLGPKLNPNTQEFRPNAFAQPFNPMNPINPINAVIPSQASSPRASVNMMEVPIMAPPAPAKGQLVRRKTKAIDIKKCLVLSNMETIQPPTNPKKTWEENDGFRPAFDHPPTWRAVDPEKEEPKDSTMSMTYNEYFEKVPRAGATVATPNPTHAMPQIPHQHQLPPYLQHGGQGMAPRQSPHMPPMQMQAGQHGHGTHGPYNPDDHRMMHSNSAQSFASPRMGQVPMAYPPSVNAPGQMPYGQPVMPQYMNPGAPQMGQFRSFSNNPQFMPQQPHHMGAPMMGQPPFMPPNGMAVPGPMYPVSGPPFMPPGAVAPQPMVGSNGFPSPGRSAAAPMMAHQGSHQGQPAVYGMSPAMTYQQPAYTPQQGQGKFSGQRPPQ; translated from the exons ATGGAAGACCGATCTTCGACCCCATCGCAGTCCACCTCCGCCGACGTCAAGTCGCCTACCCAGAGGCCTCTGTACAGCAGCAAGCTCGGCGACCAAAGGAAAGAGGTGACCCCTTCTGGCCAGACTGCTAG ACAAACTCCTCCTGTCACAAAGGCCTGGACCCCAGCGTCGAGAAATCCGGTTACCGGTCGATCGCAACCACCTCAGGCCGGCTTCAACTCACAGAACAGGCAGTCTGTGACCAACTCCCTCCGTGAG GGTCAGCGAGTGCGTGTTAGATACTCCCCAGGGGCCGAGTTTTCAGGCACCTGTTCGAACGACTTCGACTCGGGCAGCTTTCGACTAACCAACGTGCTACAGAAGAAGCTTCCCAATTCGGCCGATCTTGCCAACGGGGCGAGACGAGATCAGACACAAATGATGGCCCAGAAGAAGGACGTCATGGACGCTCGCGTTGTGCCTGGCAACGCCGGGAAGAATGATGGAAAGGGTGCTAATG GCAATCGATCCGGTTTCAAGACAGATGCCTCCATTTCTAACTCGCGCCTCGGTGCTGGTCGTGCTCTTCAACCCTGGACCCCACCCCCTGACACCACAACTGACCTTAGCCTTGAAAGTTCCAAAGAAGATGTCCGCGGTTGGGATCAGTTCGCAACCCACGAGAGGATGTTTGGAAACAAGTCCACTTATGATGAGAGAATTTACACGACCGAGATCGACAGGAGCCACCCCAATTACGAGCAGAGAATCGCTCAGGCGGACAAGATTGCGCGCCAGATCGAAGGGGAGGCACCCAAGTTTGCCCATGTCGCCGAGGAGCGCATTATGGActttggtggcggcggtgatggcagggatgaagaggagaa CGGTGTTGCCCGCCAGGACTTCCCTCCGTTGAGCAGCAACCGTGAGAATAAGTACACCCCACCAGCTCGGCGGGCTCCTACCGGTCAGTCAACAGTCAAGGGTGCTCCAGTGGACCCTGCTATCATTTCATCGCAATTGAAGGGTGCCCCGGCTTCTACCCAGCCCACGCCCAAGGTCGAGGATGTCAAGTCGCCTGCCgccacacccacaccagcCCAACCGGCTGTGGACAAGGCTGCCGAGCCCAAGGCGGAAAGCAAAGCTTCTGAGAAAGCTCCAGAGACCAAGCCCGATGTATCCGCAGCCCCCGCCAAGGCAGACCCCAAGGAGACTGTTGCTGCTCGGTCCTCGACTGCCACGGCTCGTGTTGGCTTCCCAGGTGCGAGTAGGGCGGGCGGCCCAAGCGCTGCAAACAATGTCGAGCGAGAAGTACTCAATGCTTTCAAGCAATTTTCCAtcaaggagaggaagcaggCCGATGCTGCCCGGCACAGCAAGGCCAGAGTTGACAAGGAGGTCAAGTTGACCGAGTTGAAAAAGTTCTCCAAGGATTTCAAGCTGTCCACTCCCGTGCCGAAGGACTTGATCCCCATCATTGCCAAGGACCCCGTCAAGCAGCAGGAGATCCAGGAGAAGGCGATTCAAAATGCGGCCGAGATTGCCAGGAAGAAACAAGAGGCTGCTGCCAAAGAGAAGGAGTCTGCGGCCGCCAAGGTCAACCAAGCCAAGACGCCAGCCGAGCAGTCGAACGCCTCGACGCCCGCCGCGACGACTGATTCTCGCGCCAGCTCTCGCCCTACGGCTCCCCAACACTCCAACTCATCCGGTGCCCCCGGTCGCCACCCCGGAGGTCGCGCCTCTTACCATAACAGCAATGGGATCCAACCTCCCTATGGCCAGTACAACCGGAACGGCCGTGGTGCTCAGCTTCCTCCCGGCGCTCAGGCTACCGGTCAGCTGGCCCAGCGTCTGAGAAATGTCGAGCAGCAAAAGATGCAGCACCCTCATATGgctcaacaccctcagccGGATATGCGTCTACCACCAACCGGTCCTGCTAACAATGCCGACCCCAACTACGGTCGTCGCATCAGCGGTGTGCCGCCGACCTATCTCGGTCCCAAGCTCAATCCTAACACCCAGGAGTTCAGACCCAATGCATTTGCACAACCCTTCAACCCGATgaaccccatcaaccccattAACGCGGTCATCCCCAGCCAGGCCTCCAGCCCTCGTGCTTCGGTGAACATGATGGAAGTTCCCATCAtggctcctccagctccggCGAAGGGCCAGTTGGTCCGCCGCAAGACAAAGGCGATTGATATCAAGAAGTGTCTTGTCCTTTCCAACATGGAGACTATTCAGCCTCCGACTAACCCCAAGAAGACCTGGGAGGAGAATGACGGTTTCAGACCCGCCTTTGACCACCCTCCCACTTGGCGTGCGGTTGACccggagaaggaagagcccAAAGACTCTACCATGAGCATGACCTATAATGAGTATTTCGAGAAGGTGCCGCGAGCTGGTGCGACCGTCGccactcccaacccaacgCATGCCATGCCCCAAATCCcgcaccaacaccagctgCCACCCTATCTGCAGCACGGGGGCCAGGGCATGGCTCCTCGCCAATCGCCCCACATGCCCCCGATGCAGATGCAGGCTGGCCAGCACGGACATGGAACACATGGACCGTACAACCCCGACGATCATAGGATGATGCATTCTAATTCGGCCCAGTCCTTCGCTTCCCCTAGAATGGGACAAGTTCCCATGGCCTACCCCCCTTCGGTGAATGCTCCCGGTCAGATGCCTTATGGCCAGCCTGTCATGCCTCAATACATGAACCCCGGCGCGCCTCAGATGGGTCAGTTCCGCAGTTTCTCAAATAACCCTCAGTTCATGCCGCAGCAGCCCCATCACATGGGTGCGCCTATGATGGGTCAACCTCCCTTCATGCCACCTAACGGCATGGCGGTTCCTGGGCCCATGTATCCGGTCAGCGGTCCTCCGTTTATGCCTCCTGGTGCGGTAGCCCCGCAGCCGATGGTTGGATCCAATGGATTTCCCAGCCCTGGCCGGTCCGCTGCCGCCCCGATGATGGCTCATCAGGGTTCTCATCAGGGACAGCCCGCCGTGTACGGAATGAGTCCCGCCATGACTTATCAGCAACCGGCCTATACCCCCCAGCAAGGCCAAGGCAAGTTTTCGGGTCAGCGTCCTCCCCAATGA
- the rpb3 gene encoding RNA polymerase II subunit 3 (BUSCO:EOG09263PXH; COG:K; EggNog:ENOG503NWFI) produces the protein MDYDPMAMDDAESLGPVVKISQADSVRVKFELQNADISFANSLRRVMLAEIPTIAIDLVEIESNSSVLADEFIAHRLGLIPLNAEGVEHLLYSRDCDCEEYCENCSVKLTLHAKCTGYENMSVSARDLVPVGERINQSLGTPVINDKDGTGPLILKLRPEQEIKLECIAKKGIAKEHAKWAPSAAIGFEYDPHNKLRHLDLWYEKDPKSEWPPSEYAKWEEPPVEGEPFDFDAVPNHFYYNVETAGNLPPDGIVTEGIKVIQQKLAGLIHELTEGEGEGGYDGPRSPDYNSGPDTGYGYSTSYGGNGGNQSAWGGGGGTTPFGAQTSYGGGGWS, from the exons ATGGATTACGATCCGATGGCAATGGATGACGCCGAGTCGCTCGGGCCCGTCGTCAAGATCTCGCAG GCCGACTCGGTCCGCGTCAAGTTCGAACTCCAGAATGCCGACATCTCGTTCGCCAACTCGCTGCGCCGCGTCATGCTGGCCGAGATCCCAACCATCGCCATCGACTTGGTCGAGATTGAAAGCAACAGCTCGGTTCTTGCTGACGAATTCATCGCCCACCGTCTTGGTCTTATCCCACTCAACGCCGAGGGTGTCGAGCACCTCCTCTATTCCCGCGACTGCGACTGCGAAGAGTACTGCGAAAACTGCAGCGTCAAGCTCACGCTCCATGCCAAGTGCACTGGCTACGAGAACATGTCGGTATCCGCGCGCGATTTGGTACCTGTTGGCGAGCGCATAAATCAATCTCTGGGCACGCCAGTTATTAACGACAAGGACGGCACCGGACCGCTCATTCTCAAGCTGCGCCCCGAGCAGGAGATCAAGCTCGAGTGTATCGCGAAGAAGGGCATTGCGAAGGAGCATGCGAAGTGGGCACCAAGCGCAGCCATCGGGTTTGAATATGACCCCCACAACAAGCTCCGCCATCTTGACCTTTGGTATGAGAAGGATCCCAAGTCGGAATG GCCTCCTAGCGAGTATGCCAAGTGGGAAGAGCCACCAGTGGAAGGCGAACCTTTCGACTTTGACGCCGTCCCCAACCACTTTTACTACAACGTCGAGACAGCCGGTAACCTGCCCCCAGACGGAATTGTCACCGAGGGCATCAAGGTCATCCAGCAAAAGCTCGCTGGTCTGATTCACGAGTTGactgaaggggagggtgaaggtggcTACGACGGACCCCGCAGCCCAGATTACAACAGCGGTCCTGACACCGGCTATGGGTACTCGACATCCTACGGCGGAAATGGCGGGAACCAGAGCGCCTggggtggcggcggcggaaCCACTCCATTCGGCGCGCAGACTTCctatggcggtggcggttgGTCTTGA
- a CDS encoding hypothetical protein (COG:E; EggNog:ENOG503NUJY), with amino-acid sequence MVHLSTIPDENQVVDGKVAGGIKKAHLQLVNDDDSFTTSVYGSRFAARDLPKHEMPEAEMSKDVAYRLIKDHLSLDGNPILNLASFVTTYMEEEAEKLMTESFSKNFIDYEEYPQSADIQNRCVSMIGRLFHAPIGVEDDVGAIGTSCVGSSEAIMLAVLAMKRRWKNKRIEEGKPYDRPNIVMSSAVQVCWEKAARYFEVEEKLVYCTEERYVIDPEETVNLVDENTIGICVILGTTYTGEYEDVKAVDDLLTKKGLNTPIHVDAASGGFVAPFVVPDLEWDFRLEHVVSINVSGHKYGLVYPGVGWVVWRSAKFLPQELVFNINYLGADQASFTLNFSKGASQVIGQYYQLIRLGKHGYRAIMSNLTRTANYLSDSLEALGFIIMSKKSGEGLPLVAFRLPPQEDRNYDEFALAHQLRVRGWVVPAYTMAPNTENLKMLRVVVREDFTRSRCDSLITDIKQSQQLLGQMDQDSIKKQQDFIHKHNTSSGKASHNHPKYRKEKHSLQGKTGKTHAIC; translated from the exons ATGGTACACCTTTCGACCATCCCCGACGAAAACCAGGTCGTCGACGGCAAGGTGGCTGGTGGTATCAAAAAGGCCCACCTCCAGCTTGTCAATGACGATGACAGCTTCACCACTAGCGTCTACGGCTCCCGGTTTGCCGCCAGAGACCTCCCCAAGCACGAGATgcccgaggccgagatgtCCAAAGATGTGGCCTACCGCTTGATCAAGGACCATTTGAGCCTGGACGGTAACCCCATTTTGAA TTTGGCTTCTTTTGTCACGACTTATATG GAGGAAGAAGCGGAAAAGCTCATGACCGAGTCCTTCTCAAAAAACTTCATCGACTATGAAGAGTACCCCCAGTCGGCCGACATTCAGAACCGATGCGTCTCCATGATCGGAAGACTGTTTCACGCCCCGATAGGCGTCGAAGACGATGTCGGCGCTATTGGCACTTCCTGCGTCGGTAGCAGTGAAGCCATCATGTTGGCTGTGCTTGCGATGAAGAGGCGCtggaagaacaagaggaTAGAGGAGGGCAAGCCGTACGACAGACCCAACATTGTCATGTCGTCGGCCGTTCAGGTGTGctgggagaaggcggcgcGCTAtttcgaggtggaggagaagttggTGTACTGCACCGAGGAGCGATATGTCATTGACCCCGAGGAGACTGTCAATCTTGTCGATGAGAACACTATTGGCATCTGCGTGATTCTCGGGACGACTTATACCGGCGAGTATGAGGATGTCAAGGCTGTCGATGACTTGTTGACCAAGAAGGGGTTGAACACGCCGATTCACGTCGATGCTGCCAGCGGTGGGTTTGTGGCACCATTTGTCGTGCCAGACCTTGAATGGGATTTCAGACTGGAACATGTCGTTTCCATCAACGTGTCTGGGCACAAG TATGGTCTCGTCTACcctggtgttggttgggttgtgtGGAGGAGCGCCAAATTCTTGCCCCAAGAGCTcgtcttcaacatcaactaTCTCGGCGCCGATCAagcctccttcaccctcaacttCAGCAAAGGGGCCAGTCAGGTCATTGGCCAGTACTATCAGCTCATCAGACTTGGGAAACACGGGTACAGGGCCATCATGAGCAACCTGACGCGAACGGCCAATTACTTGTCAGACTCTCTTGAGGCTCtcggcttcatcatcatgtccaAGAAGTCGGGCGAGGGTCTGCCACTAGTAGCCTTCCGTCTCCCGCCCCAAGAAGACCGCAACTATGACGAGTTCGCCCTCGCTCACCAGTTGCGCGTTCGCGGCTGGGTTGTCCCCGCGTATACCATGGCGCCCAACACCGAGAACCTCAAGATGCTCCGCGTAGTCGTTCGCGAGGATTTCACGCGCAGTCGATGCGACAGCCTCATCACTGATATCAAGCAGAGTCAACAGCTTCTCGGACAGATGGACCAGGACAGCATCAAGAAACAGCAGGACTTCATTCACAAGCACAACACCTCGAGCGGGAAAGCCTcacacaaccaccccaagTATCGG AAGGAAAAACATTCTCTTCAGGGGAAGACAGGCAAAACTCACGCTATCTGCTAA
- the ARG8 gene encoding acetylornithine aminotransferase (COG:E; EggNog:ENOG503NUU1; BUSCO:EOG09262OX9) has translation MSLRPTLRLAATASRRCCSLASTRLASTATVPKYKEITHPDIMPGSSKSQSLIDSTSPYMVTTYSRPPIVFTKASGSLIWDAAGREYLDFTGGIAVNSLGHNDPQLCAIMADQATTLTHCSNLYYNSWVGELSKKLVGLTREKGGMHDAAQVFVCNSGSEANEAGIKFARKVGKVVDPSGQKVEIVSFRNAFHGRTMGSLSATPNPKYQEPFAPMVPGFRVGELNDVAGIDELVTERTCSVIVEPIQGEGGVTPAEDEFLVRLARRCREVGALVHYDEIQCGLGRTGQFWAHGHLPKEAHPDILTTAKALGNGFPIGATIINERVGEKIKVGDHGTTFGGNPLACRLACNIVERLGDEKLLEGVKRKEKIFRETFERWRGEWPELVKEVRGKGLILGLQLSEDPAGIVKAARERGLLVITAGTNTLRFVPALTIEEGQIQEGLEKLENAIRATRE, from the coding sequence ATGTCCCTCCGTCCCACTCTCCGCCTCGCCGCCACGGCGAGCaggcgctgctgctccctGGCATCAACGAGGCTAGCCAGCACTGCCACCGTCCCCAAATACAAGGAAATCACGCACCCAGACATCATGCCGGGCAGCTCCAAATCCCAATCCCTCATCgactccacctccccataCATGGTGACGACCTActcccgcccccccatcGTCTTCACCAAAGCCTCCGGCTCCCTGATCTGGGACGCGGCCGGCAGGGAGTACCTCGACTTCACGGGCGGCATCGCCGTCAACTCCCTCGGGCACAACGACCCCCAACTCTGCGCCATCATGGCCGACCAGGCCACCACGCTGACTCACTGCTCCAATCTTTACTACAACTCTTGGGTGGGGGAACTATCCAAAAAGCTGGTGGGATTGAcgagggaaaaggggggcaTGCACGACGCAGCCCAGGTATTCGTCTGCAATTCCGGCAGCGAGGCCAACGAGGCGGGGATAAAATTCGCGAGAAAAGTCGGCAAGGTTGTCGATCCGAGCGGGCAAAAGGTGGAGATCGTCAGCTTCAGGAACGCGTTTCACGGCCGGACGATGGGGTCTCTGTCGGCGACGCCTAACCCCAAGTATCAGGAGCCGTTTGCGCCCATGGTTCCGGGTTTTAGGGTGGGGGAGCTGAATGACGTTGCTGGGATCGATGAGCTGGTGACGGAACGGACATGCAGTGTTATTGTTGAGCCGAttcagggggaggggggggtcaCGCCGGCGGAGGATGAGTttttggtgaggttggcgagaCGGTGCAGGGAGGTGGGGGCGTTGGTGCATTATGATGAGATTCAGTGTGGGTTGGGACGGACGGGGCAGTTTTGGGCGCATGGGCATCTGCCGAAGGAGGCGCACCCGGATATTTTGACCACGGCGAAGGCGTTAGGGAATGGGTTTCCTATTGGGGCTACGATAATTAacgagagggttggggagaagatcaaggtgGGGGATCATGGGACTACGTTTGGGGGGAACCCGTTGGCTTGTCGGTTGGCTTGCAATATcgtggagaggttgggggatgagaagctgctggagggggttaagaggaaggagaagatctTCAGGGAGACGTTtgagaggtggaggggggagtggccGGAGTTGGtcaaggaggtgagggggaaggggttgatttTGGGGTTGCAGTTGAGTGAGGACCCGGCGGGGATTGtcaaggcggcgagggagaggggtttGTTGGTCATCACTGCCGGAACAAACACGTTGAGGTTCGTGCCGGCGTTGACGATCGAGGAGGGGCAGATtcaggaggggttggagaagttggagaaTGCTATCAGGGCGACGAGGGAGtaa
- a CDS encoding hypothetical protein (EggNog:ENOG503Q49A; CAZy:AA11) yields MFSNGFATGAIAFLMAGAQLASAHMEISEPAPFRSKFNPHATNIDYTNTAPLAANGANYPCKGYHSDLGTAAGAPTASYRPGGSYQFKVTGGAPHGGGSCQVSLSYDKGATFTVIQSIIGGCPLASSYPFTIPDDAPEGEAIWAWTWNNNIGNREFYMNCAPITISKSAAKREVEAPKVEEAAVQKRASVGFSSRPALFVANIDNGCSVAEGTDVVYPNPGPDVINNGGSTGAPSGNCGPAGAPAPNPGNGGGDAPAPAPTTTEQAPVVPPTTTAAPVTTKAPVSLPGGVFITVPTPDKPVTSAPVDVPAPQPTTLVISTRPANTPTAAPAPVPTGGAGQQLGYPAGTACQNEGSWNCLGDGFQRCASGTWSVVQAMAPGTKCQMGEGTELLVNKRASRRSFRWRQGSRLQLA; encoded by the coding sequence ATGTTTTCCAACGGATTCGCTACCGGCGCCATCGCCTTCCTCATGGCTGGTGCCCAGCTCGCCTCGGCCCACATGGAAATCTCAGAACCTGCCCCCTTCAGGTCCAAGTTCAACCCCCATGCCACCAACATCGACTACACCAACACAGCTCCCCTCGCTGCCAACGGTGCCAACTACCCTTGCAAGGGCTACCACTCGGATCTCGGTACCGCCGCCGGTGCTCCCACCGCTTCCTACCGCCCCGGTGGCTCGTATCAGTTCAAGGTTACCGGCGGTGCTCCCCACGGCGGTGGTTCGTGCCAGGTCAGCTTGAGCTACGACAAGGGTGCCACCTTCACCGTGATCCAGTCCATCATCGGTGGCTGCCCGCTCGCCTCCAGCTaccccttcaccatccccgacGATGCCCCCGAGGGTGAGGCCATCTGGGCCTGGACCTGGAACAACAACATCGGCAACCGCGAGTTCTACATGAACTGcgcccccatcaccatcagcaagAGCGCCGCCAAGCGTGAGGTTGAGGCTCCcaaggtcgaggaggctgccgtcCAGAAGCGTGCTTCTGTCGGCTTCTCCTCTCGCCCCGCTCTCTTCGTCGCCAACATTGACAATGGCTGCTCTGTCGCCGAGGGTACCGATGTTGTTTACCCCAACCCCGGTCCCGATGTCATCAACAACGGCGGCAGCACCGGCGCTCCTTCCGGCAACTGCGGTCCCGCCGGTGCCCCCGCTCCCAACCCCGGcaacggcggtggtgatgctcccgctcccgctcccaccACGACTGAGCAGGCCCCAGTCgttcctcccaccaccacagctgcccccgtcaccaccaaggcTCCCGTCTCTCTTCCCGGCGGTGTCTTCATCACTGTTCCCACTCCTGACAAGCCCGTCACTTCGGCCCCTGTCGATGTCCCGGctccccagcccaccacTCTCGTCATTTCCACTCGCCCTGCCAACACTCCCActgccgcccccgcccccgttCCCactggcggtgctggtcaGCAGCTCGGTTACCCTGCCGGCACTGCCTGCCAGAACGAGGGCTCCTGGAACTGTCTCGGCGACGGCTTCCAGCGTTGCGCCTCCGGCACCTGGTCTGTCGTCCAGGCCATGGCTCCCGGCACCAAGTGCCAGATGGGTGAGGGCACTgagctcctcgtcaacaAGCGTGCTTCCCGCCGCAGCTTCAGGTGGAGACAGGGCTCCAGACTCCAGCTTGCTTAA